Proteins encoded together in one Micromonospora auratinigra window:
- a CDS encoding NAD(P)H-binding protein, whose protein sequence is MRVVIAGGHGKIAKLLERELAGRGDTAVGLIRNPDHAAALRATGAEPVVCDLEHTDVDTVAGHLTDADAVVFAAGAGPGSGAARKDSVDRAAAVLLADAAHRAGVRRYLLVSSMGVDAAPAAGSDDVWAAYLSAKKAAEQDVTGRDLDVTVLRPGRLTDDEPVGRISLARHVEPGPVTRADVARVLLALLYAPATAGLTLELVGGETPIADAIAALTD, encoded by the coding sequence ATGCGCGTCGTCATCGCCGGAGGACACGGCAAGATCGCCAAACTGCTGGAACGGGAACTCGCCGGACGCGGCGACACCGCCGTCGGACTGATCCGCAACCCCGACCACGCGGCCGCGCTGCGCGCCACCGGCGCCGAACCCGTCGTGTGCGACCTGGAACACACCGACGTCGACACCGTCGCCGGGCACCTCACCGACGCCGACGCGGTGGTGTTCGCCGCCGGCGCCGGCCCCGGCAGCGGCGCGGCCCGCAAGGACAGCGTCGACCGGGCCGCCGCCGTGCTGCTCGCCGACGCCGCCCACCGCGCCGGCGTCCGCCGCTACCTGCTCGTCTCGTCGATGGGCGTGGACGCCGCACCCGCCGCCGGCAGCGACGACGTGTGGGCGGCCTACCTGAGCGCGAAGAAGGCCGCCGAGCAGGACGTCACCGGCCGCGACCTCGACGTGACCGTGCTGCGGCCCGGACGGCTCACCGACGACGAGCCCGTCGGGCGGATCAGCCTCGCCCGCCACGTCGAACCCGGCCCGGTCACCCGCGCCGACGTGGCCCGGGTGCTGCTCGCCCTGCTGTACGCCCCCGCCACCGCCGGACTGACCCTGGAACTCGTCGGCGGGGAGACCCCCATCGCCGACGCGATCGCCGCGCTCACCGACTGA